The following coding sequences lie in one Spartobacteria bacterium genomic window:
- the clpB gene encoding ATP-dependent chaperone ClpB translates to MQLDRLTIKSQEAMNHARQLTEQYQNSEIDTEHLVLALIEQTDGVVIPLLNRLGVDKHALKMELETALKKRPKVQGSSMEVYASRSLKRVLDAAFDIASKMKDEYVSTEHLFLAAIQDEGSDTARMAKSLNITPDAVLKALQAVRGNQRVTDQAPEDKYEVMKKYGVDLTDAARKGKLDPVIGRDTEIRRVIQVLSRRTKNNPVLIGEPGVGKTAIAEGLAQRIIAGDVPEGLKNKRVISLDIGSMLAGAKFRGEFEDRFKAFMKEVIEAEGAVILFIDELHTLVGAGSAEGAVDASNMIKPALARGALRCVGATTLDEYRKYIEKDAALERRFQPVAVDEPSVEDTIAILRGLRERYEAHHGVRITDSALVAAATLSHRYISDRFLPDKAIDLVDEAGSRLRMEIDSMPTVIDVVERRIMQLEIERQALKMERDAASHERLDKIEHDLAELRENSSRMKLHWQKEKELIGEIRSLTKAIDLLRNEEEAAKRANNLERAAEIMYDRIPKMEQQIVGAQGRLASLQKDQKMLKEEVDAEDIASVVSSWTHVPVSRLLEGEKHKLLHMEDDLRKRVVGQDEAVEAVSKAVRRSRAGLQDPDRPIGSFIFMGPTGVGKTELARALAELLFDDEHALLRIDMSEFMEKHSVSRLIGAPPGYVGYDEGGYLTEHVRRKPYSVVLFDEIEKAHPDVFNVMLQILDDGRLTDGQGRTVDFKNTLIIMTSNLGSAIIHDAIQRDPELKRGDEPYRVMEKQVQEVLSKHFRPEFLNRLDATIIFHSLQRKQLRSIVDIQLGRIRNYLVDKKISLSLTDEAMDFIAGEGYDPAFGARPLKRVMQRRVLDVLAEELLSGQINEGDTVIGRLSGNRESIVFDVQNEQVVAEERK, encoded by the coding sequence CACCGAACATCTGGTGCTGGCACTGATCGAACAGACTGACGGGGTGGTGATTCCGCTCTTAAATCGGCTGGGTGTGGATAAACATGCGCTGAAAATGGAATTGGAAACGGCATTGAAGAAAAGGCCCAAAGTACAGGGGTCTTCCATGGAAGTGTATGCCTCCCGTTCGTTGAAACGGGTATTGGATGCCGCTTTTGACATCGCGTCAAAAATGAAGGATGAATATGTAAGCACCGAGCATTTGTTTTTGGCCGCGATTCAGGATGAGGGATCGGATACCGCCCGCATGGCTAAATCACTGAATATCACGCCGGATGCGGTTCTGAAAGCCCTTCAGGCGGTTCGCGGCAATCAGCGGGTGACGGATCAGGCACCCGAAGATAAATATGAAGTGATGAAAAAATACGGCGTGGATCTCACTGATGCTGCGCGTAAAGGCAAGCTGGATCCGGTCATTGGACGGGATACCGAGATTCGCCGGGTGATTCAGGTTTTGTCGCGCCGCACCAAGAACAATCCCGTGCTTATCGGGGAGCCGGGCGTGGGTAAAACAGCTATTGCTGAAGGACTTGCGCAGCGAATTATTGCAGGTGATGTGCCCGAGGGGCTGAAAAACAAACGGGTGATTTCACTAGATATCGGATCCATGCTGGCCGGGGCTAAATTTCGAGGGGAATTTGAAGATCGATTCAAGGCGTTCATGAAGGAAGTCATTGAAGCGGAAGGGGCCGTTATCCTGTTTATCGATGAATTGCATACGCTGGTGGGCGCAGGCAGTGCCGAGGGTGCGGTGGATGCGTCGAATATGATCAAGCCGGCTCTGGCGCGCGGTGCCTTGCGCTGTGTGGGGGCCACCACGCTGGATGAATATCGTAAATATATTGAAAAAGATGCCGCGCTCGAACGGCGTTTTCAGCCGGTAGCAGTGGATGAACCGTCGGTGGAAGATACCATCGCTATTTTGCGCGGACTGCGCGAACGCTATGAGGCGCATCACGGGGTGCGTATCACCGACAGTGCGTTGGTGGCGGCGGCTACTTTGTCCCATCGTTATATCAGTGATCGTTTTCTTCCCGATAAAGCGATCGATCTGGTCGATGAAGCGGGCAGTCGGCTGCGTATGGAAATTGACAGTATGCCCACCGTGATCGATGTGGTGGAACGGCGTATCATGCAGCTGGAAATTGAACGGCAGGCGTTGAAAATGGAGCGGGATGCCGCCTCCCATGAGCGACTGGATAAAATCGAACATGATCTGGCGGAATTACGTGAAAACAGTTCCCGTATGAAACTGCACTGGCAGAAGGAAAAGGAACTGATTGGCGAAATCCGGAGTCTGACCAAGGCCATTGATCTGCTTCGTAATGAAGAGGAGGCCGCGAAAAGAGCCAATAATCTCGAGCGCGCCGCAGAGATCATGTACGACCGCATTCCTAAAATGGAACAGCAGATTGTCGGGGCGCAGGGGCGGCTCGCCTCGTTGCAGAAGGATCAGAAAATGCTGAAAGAAGAGGTCGACGCCGAGGATATCGCGTCGGTCGTTTCATCCTGGACCCATGTTCCGGTAAGCCGCCTGCTGGAAGGCGAAAAGCATAAACTTCTGCACATGGAAGATGATTTACGCAAAAGGGTGGTGGGTCAGGATGAGGCGGTGGAAGCCGTGTCCAAAGCGGTGCGCCGTTCGCGCGCCGGCCTGCAGGATCCTGACCGTCCCATTGGCTCGTTTATCTTTATGGGTCCCACCGGGGTGGGAAAAACGGAACTGGCCCGTGCTTTGGCGGAACTGCTGTTCGATGACGAACACGCACTGCTTCGCATAGATATGTCGGAGTTTATGGAGAAACACAGCGTGAGCCGGCTTATCGGGGCACCTCCCGGTTATGTGGGATACGATGAAGGCGGGTATTTGACCGAACACGTGCGACGCAAACCGTATTCGGTGGTACTCTTCGATGAGATTGAAAAGGCGCATCCCGATGTATTTAATGTCATGCTGCAGATTCTGGATGACGGACGGCTGACCGATGGTCAGGGACGCACTGTTGATTTTAAAAACACCCTCATTATCATGACGTCCAATCTGGGCAGTGCCATTATTCACGATGCCATTCAGCGCGATCCTGAATTGAAACGGGGCGATGAGCCGTATCGGGTCATGGAAAAACAGGTACAGGAGGTGCTCAGTAAACATTTCCGGCCGGAATTCCTGAATCGGCTGGATGCGACGATTATTTTCCATTCGCTGCAGCGGAAACAATTGCGCTCTATTGTGGATATTCAGCTGGGTCGCATTCGCAACTATCTTGTGGATAAGAAAATTTCTCTGTCACTCACCGATGAGGCCATGGATTTCATTGCAGGAGAGGGATATGATCCCGCCTTTGGAGCACGTCCGTTGAAACGTGTTATGCAGCGCCGTGTGCTGGATGTATTGGCAGAGGAGCTGCTGAGCGGTCAGATTAATGAAGGCGATACGGTTATTGGCCGTCTGTCCGGCAACAGGGAATCGATTGTGTTTGATGTGCAGAATGAACAGGTGGTCGCAGAGGAGCGCAAATAG